TGGGCTCTGAGATCGATTACACCCAGGAAGGTATTCAATAAAACATTCCTTCAAATTAAATAGCTGTCTGGATTCAGACAGCTATTTTTTTATTATAACAAAACAAATATCGGAGCATTAATTTTCAGTGAAAAAAAATGAATAAAAAATTAAATAAAAAAAATCTGTAAATTTGATCCATACCAGCACTTTAGCCTAAGAGATCATACCTCAAACTGCAATAAATTTATTCAACACATGGGATATATTAAGTTTGATAAACAGCAACTGATCAACCTGGAATATTCGCTCAGCAAGGAAATGATCCGGTCAAACCGGGCAGGGTCTTTTTCCTGCACCACGATTATTGGTTGCAATACCCGCAAATATCACGGTTTGCTTATTTGCCCCCAGCCAACCCTCGACGGAGACAAGCATGTTCTGCTATCAAAAGTGGATGAAACCATCATTCAGCACAATGCAGAGTTTAACATTGGGGTGAACCGTTATCCCGGGACCTATAATCCGAAAGGGCACAAATATGTAAGGGATTTTTTTGCTGATGTCATTCCCGTTCTTACCATCCGGGTTGGCGGGGTGGTACTGAGCAAAGAGACCATGTTTGTCACAGAAGAAGAGATGGTTTTGATCCGATACACCCTTCTGGAGGCACACTCTCCAACCAGTATCCGGCTCAAGCCTTTCCTGGCCTACCGCAGCATGCACCGCCTGAGTAACCAGAATATTGACCTGGAGACCCGGTATGATGAGGTGCCCAATGGAATCAGGACCCGCATGTATCCGGGATATTCAAACCTGCATATGCAGTTCTCCAAAAAAACTGTTGAATATACCCATGTTCCCGACTGGTATAAAGACCTTGAATATACCCTGGAGAAAGAAAGAGGCTACGAACATAACGAAGATCTTTATGTCCCGGGATTTTTCGAGGCGGACATCAAAAAGGGTGAGAGCATTATCTTTTGTGCATCTACCCGTGAAGTTAATCCGAGCACCTTGTCGAGGTTGTTTACCAATGAACTGAAAAGGCGCACCCCCAGAAGTACTTTTGAAAATTGCCTGGGAAATTCTGCTCAGCAATTCATTCACAGGCATGATGGTAAAACAGATATCATTGCCGGATTCCCCTGGTATGACCGGATGGGACGTTACACCTTCATTTCGCTGCCGGGGCTGAGCCTGGAGCCGACAGGTTTTGGGGCTTGTAAGGCTGTGCTCCAGACCATGGTCACGGAGATGAAAGGCCCCTTTTTCCCGGAATCCGGGCGGGGCCTAAGCACTTCCTATGACTCGGCTGACACTTCCCTCTGGTATTTCTGGGCTTTGCAGCATTGCATGCAGAATGGCGAAAACCCTGACCGGATATGGAAAACCCACGGTAAGCACATCCGCAACATCCTTGAGGAATATGCCCAGGGAACCTCTAATGGCATCAAAATGCGCGACAACGGGCTGATCTATATCGACCCGACCTCGCCCAATATGACCTGGATGAATGCTGAAGTCAACGGCAAGCCCGTTACCCCGCGTTATGGCTATGTTGTTGAAGTCAACGCTCTCTGGTATAATGCCATTTGTTTTGCAATTGAGTTGGCAGGAAGAGGCAAAAACGTTTCTTTCCTCCGGGGATGGAGGGCAATTGCTGAGAAAATCGAAAAACATTTTCCCGAAATATTCTGGAACAAAGAAAACAATTGCCTGTCGGATTTTGTTACGGATTCCGGAACGAATCAGCAGATCAGACCCAATCAGATTTTGGCCACTTCCTTGCCATACAGTCCCATTGATGAGAAGCTTCGCCGCAAGGTTATTGACACGGTCAGAAGAGAGCTCCTGACCCCACGGGGGCTTCGAAGCCTTTCTCCAAAGGACCCGCAATACAAAGGCCGGTATTTTGGCAATGAACTGGAGCGAAACCAGTCCTTTCATCAGGGTACAGTGTGGCCATGGTTGCTGGGGCATTACGCTGAAGGCTTTTTAAAATTATATGGAGCACAAGGCCTGGAAGAAATCAGAAACCTATACCATGGATTTGAAGAAACCATGATGGAAGACGGCATCGGTACAGTTTCTGAAATCTATGAAGGAGATCCGCCTCATGCAGGATGCGGGGCCATATCGTTTGCACCCAGTGTGGCCGAACTGATGCGGATTCAACATCTCACGAATAAGATTTTTTCAGAAGAAATGAAGAAACAGAATAAGAAGAACCTAAAAAATTAAGCGGATATGAAGGTATTGATGTTTGG
This DNA window, taken from Bacteroides sp., encodes the following:
- a CDS encoding amylo-alpha-1,6-glucosidase, giving the protein MGYIKFDKQQLINLEYSLSKEMIRSNRAGSFSCTTIIGCNTRKYHGLLICPQPTLDGDKHVLLSKVDETIIQHNAEFNIGVNRYPGTYNPKGHKYVRDFFADVIPVLTIRVGGVVLSKETMFVTEEEMVLIRYTLLEAHSPTSIRLKPFLAYRSMHRLSNQNIDLETRYDEVPNGIRTRMYPGYSNLHMQFSKKTVEYTHVPDWYKDLEYTLEKERGYEHNEDLYVPGFFEADIKKGESIIFCASTREVNPSTLSRLFTNELKRRTPRSTFENCLGNSAQQFIHRHDGKTDIIAGFPWYDRMGRYTFISLPGLSLEPTGFGACKAVLQTMVTEMKGPFFPESGRGLSTSYDSADTSLWYFWALQHCMQNGENPDRIWKTHGKHIRNILEEYAQGTSNGIKMRDNGLIYIDPTSPNMTWMNAEVNGKPVTPRYGYVVEVNALWYNAICFAIELAGRGKNVSFLRGWRAIAEKIEKHFPEIFWNKENNCLSDFVTDSGTNQQIRPNQILATSLPYSPIDEKLRRKVIDTVRRELLTPRGLRSLSPKDPQYKGRYFGNELERNQSFHQGTVWPWLLGHYAEGFLKLYGAQGLEEIRNLYHGFEETMMEDGIGTVSEIYEGDPPHAGCGAISFAPSVAELMRIQHLTNKIFSEEMKKQNKKNLKN